CCAGAGCGAGCTTGCGGTAATTGAGGCGGATGTTGTGGTCAGTTGCATCATAATCGAGTTGTAAGATCTTGTAGTAATCCTGAAACAAAATGATGGGAAAGTGAGAGGTGGAAACGAAGAGAGGTAAAAAAAGAATACCAACCTTGTAAGTTGGCGGAGGGGGATTGAGATTGGAATTGGAGTCCATAAGATAGTAGATTAGATGGAGAAAGATTCATAATTTCGATTCATGGAAGGAAaagctgaaattttgaaattgggaTTTCTGGTTTTCGTGGAGCTCTAATCGCCACAACCGGGTTTCCGATATTTGGAACAAATTAGATATTGATTGACGACTTCAAATGGATATGGATCGGAGAAGAAGAACAAAGGATGCATTGCTTCTTCAGTCACAACACGGCACCCaacaatatatatacatttacTACGGTTTTCAAATTTACCATATTcacaattccaattccaattccaattcatCTTCTTTATTTTTGACCCAAATTGTTTGAATCTCTGGCGTCTCTTTACGGACACGAATTTATTATCTGCTAAATCgaataaaatataatcattGCCCACTGGAATAGACCACAAAAATAAATCAACTACTTCAATCAATCTATGTTCTGACTTCTGATCAAAGTAAtcagtttattttctttggtCTTCAAAATTAGaccttttaaattaaaaaattaatctaaTTCTATAGTAGAATAATTACTCCTATTTTCACCCAGACCAGCCCTAAACCCTTAATCCAAGCCAATTAGAAGTCCAATTGAGCTAAAGTCCgacttattataaataaaattaaatatcattGACACCATATGTTTAATTATTTCTATGGcaatataatagtagtaataaaaaattattcgtATGCCTCACGGAACACTTTCTAATGAAGATTCCAGAGTAAAGAGGCTTTCATAGGGGTGAAAGATCGTGCGTgttgtgtcgttatcgtgtcgacacgataacaacaaacacgaacacgacccgttaagaaaactccaaacacaaacacaaacacgaccctcagacacgaacacgacacgaaccacttcagatcaacacgacacgataacaacacatatatgacaCGACACTATAATGAtacgaaaaatgaaaaatctatTTTCACGCTAATACTAAGTGCTCCATTAGACTAAacctaatttaaattttaaaataaataaaattataatatattaatattatttcttaacgtgtaacacgaCACGACACGGAATtttcgtgttgttatcgtgtcgacacgtaAGGACACGAACGACACatacccattattttcgtgcggGTTCGTGTCGTGCCAAAAATTGCTAGCCGTAGGCTTTCATATCATAATGAGAGTGCAAAAGGAGTAATATCTTCGGTCTACTATAAATGAAACATCCATTTTATATACAGAATTTtagaaaatagtagtagtatttagaGAGTTAAGCAACGATAAAATAAACTGAAAAGTTAAAAAtagaagagaataaaataaaaataatgattaatttatattttttaaaaaataaatgatttaaattaaataGGGTATCCAAAAAGAATATAAGTTGTGCTATGAACGAAGTATTCTTTCATCTAAGGAGTACTAAAAATATCTCCCACCATttatattaaacttaaatttattttaaactaaATGTTATATATCAAATAGTGATTttactccaatcatttacactaaactcgtaccaaaaagaaaattttctatattatcttttttattcaagtgttttgagtttgtttttaatgtaAATCTAATAGGAATTgtagatactccctccatctcattaTAGTAAAGGCGTTTCATTTTGAGTACACATCTCTATATTCTAATAGGCCATTTGGAAATAGGCCATTTAGAATTTACACTAGAGTTAGGCCATTTAGGGTTTTTACAACTATGAGTAAAGTTTCTTAAGCTAGTTTATGTTTACCATTGTCCCACATCGTTAGTATAACAAAGAATGGATAGAATAGGCCAttataaaaggaagaaaaatggAACAAGGTTTTAAATCAATAATAATCCGTTGATCCGATGATTGGCTGTATCCGAGTTCAAATCTCATGGAACAACATAGTTTAGTGAAAAATATTAAGTAATTTCGGTTCCATTGTTGAACGATTAACCGTTCGGTTCTAACTGAAATAACCGATTCTTTCTCGATGCCGGTTTCGGTTTTATTTTGGAACCGAAATATGGTCGGTTAACTGACCGAATACCAGCCCTACGTAATATTATGGGAGCGTAAAACAAACACTCTCTTCATCTTATTTTAAACGAGATGAGCATTGTATACATGAGATTTTTAAAAACAATGCTTCCTCGGTTCCAAATAAATGTCAGTTACACTTGAGTGataatacaaaatttaaagagATGTTTTTTATATAGTAAATATAAAgggaaatatatttttatatattgaagTGGGAgaaaacttttttcaaaaaagtaAGCATGAAAGTAAACAATTTATGAAAAATGTTACATTTCCTCATCTTTTTGTATTAATATTacaaagtttttaaaatttctaatcATTATCCCAGTTTGTTATCTATTCTCTTCGTCCActaaaaataggacacattgtgaatgacatgagttttaatgtggaattagtaaagtaagagagaaaaaatgttaatagaatgtggggtccatattattaataAGAGAGGaataaaagtatgagagaattTGTTAAAAAATTTCTCGTTTTAAACGTGCTACTATATTTTTGGtggataataaaaaattgacagGAGTATTATGGAACCGAGTGAaatgtactccatccgtcccggactactcgcacatttcttttcggcacggagattaaagaatgagtgtatagcaaagtcaacaattgcggctgtaggtgataatttttactaaaaatggaaagagtgcaaataacttgggacgccaagaaaggaaataagtgcaagtagtccgggacggagggagtaatattctCACCCAACTAAAAAAATACTCTATTGTACGTTTTTCATTGAAGTGTGTGATttaagtaagaaaaaaaaagaaattgagaaAAGTAAAGAGTAATAAAAACACGCGTTTGCATTAGGCTATCTTCATATCCAATCGACAATGACACTGACACAcctctctttcttcttccttttcttaCTCGGTGCCCAttccctctcttcctctctttcCCACTCCGATTTAGGGTTTTGCTCCGATCAACCCACCGATACCATGGCTACTCTCGGCGCTCCCCGCGATTCCAACTCCGATGTCCACTCTCTCGCCAAATTCGCCGTTGATCACCACAACAATAAAGAGGTACCACCACTCCCccactcctctctctctccccctctctccAATTTGACACATAAATTGTTTCCAGAATATCCTGCTTGATCTGGTCAGGGTCGTCAAGGCGCAAGAGCAAGTCGTCGCTGGCACGATCCATCATCTTACTCTCGAAGTTATCGACGCCGGGAAGAAGAAGCTTTACGAGACCAAAATTTGGGTTAAACCATGGGAGGATTTTATGCAGGTTCAAGAGTTCAAACATGTTGGAGATGTGCCTTCCTTTACCTCATCCGACCTCGGCGCTAAGAAGGGTACCGACCTAATCCATTTcccccttttcaatttttctgcATCTTTCTCTATTTCAGCTGATCAATTCCTTTGCTACTGTTGTAAGTTTAGTAAATTTTTAGTACTACTAGATTCAATCCATAGGAATatctaagggcatccacaactTACACTGTTCACTACTGCTGTAAACATTAAGAAGTTAAGCATTGACACTACTGTACCTTGTTCTTGAACTAAATTTCTTGTTAGGGTTGATTATTTGATTCAAATTTGATCGTTTCTTTGTATAGTTAAAATCATGTTGGTTAGATTTATGTGTGAAATTGAGTCCTGAAATTCCAAGACTTGGGTTTTGCTTCTACAGAAGAAGATGTGGCTGGCTGGAAATCAGTGCCGGTGCACGATCCTGTTGTGCAAGATGCGGCTCACCATGCTGTCAAGACCATCCAGGAGAGATCCAACTCTTTACTTCCTTATGAACTTAGTGAGATTGTACACGCTAATGCAGAGGTGAGTTTTCTTTGATTGATCGGTATAGTGTTAAGTAGCAATTTTCAAAAGTTGATTGTGGAACATGTAAATTCCATTGTTAACACAATCTTTTTATTCATAGATGTAGGTCTCATCTCATGAATGTGGATGACCTTGAAAagatttaatgaaaaaaataaccTCAGACCGATAAATCTCATAGATAGATATTATTGGTACTTATTGAGACTACAATTCACTGTATGAGTTGGGGCTGCGATATTGACTATAAGGTCCGTGGGGGGTTTTTATCGatagtttttactttttaaagaTTAGTTAATGAGTTTCTTTGGCACGTGAAAGTTCAAGGTGGTGTCATCATTGTTTCGGTGCTTGCTTAGTATATATGCTGACAAGTTCAACTCTTTCTTCGAATCcatatgtaaatttttttcattttgccaACTTTTATATAACTAACGTGTCTATAACTTAATTCCCCTGGGTAGGTTGTTGAATCATCTGCCAAATTTGACATGCTTCTGAAAGTGAAGAGAGGTGGTAAAGAGGAGAAGTTTAAGGTTGAGGTGCATAAGAACGATGAAGGTGGTTTCCATTTGAACAAGATGGATGCTGATCACTAACTGTTTTATTAGCATTAATGTTCTTTTATAAACTCCAAACTTGACTAGCGATACTTGTGTAGGCTTTTAGCTTGTACTCATGTTGGTTTGGTCTGGTTTAgtttattttggtttgtttttaGGTTTTGTAATAATCAACTCGTGTATGAATGTCTGTCAACTTCTCTTGGTTTGTGTTGTGTCTGGATTATGTAATTTGAGTAGGAACTTATCTCACTTATAAGGCTTGTTCGGTTGCTACTTTACTCCAGCCTAGATGTTACGTCTATTATTATCTCTGGATCTGTTGCTTTTTTCTCAAAAGTTTGGTCACGATAATGTATCTTGACACggcaccacaccacaccacaccacaccacaatGCTAAGATTTATATTGTACCTCATCGATAATCTATCTCCCCTCCACTATTGTGACTAACTTAATTCTGGCAAGTTTACACGTCAACAACGTGTTAACAATGTGCATGCAAAGATCTTGTTGCATTCTCAACGCCAGCCCCCACCGTGGCTCCGAGGCAAAATAGTCTCCAAACAGCCATTGGGTAGCGCGGATGACTGTCCTTCGATGCCAGATCTGTCGAGGGACCGCCACCTCCGTCTCTGTTTTCCTGCGTCGTTCTAGTTGGCGCGTTGTCTCTTTCCAGAAGGCTTGCGAAATGAGTTCATCTATTGGGCCTTCACCATCAGAAACCATTTTTTAGGAGAAGTGAGAAAATTGGGAGTTGAAGAGAGAAGTGAGAATTGGGTGCAAAAAATGAGATAAGAGTATGGTATTTTATAGGTAGAATTGGCATGCGCTGGCAATCATGTCGGCGGACGCCGAGTGCCATCTAGGCGCCGAACGCAATGCGGCTAATCGGCGTCCATGTCGCACGCATAATGTCACGAAGGTTTGAATATGTTGCATCAATTTAAACCACActaaaaatttatgattttatcagCAACTTATAAAGGTCTGCAAAAAATTCCAGTTTTTATCCAAAGTTGGGTTGTATTTTCGACCAATACCACTTTTAAGTATCAGTATTTAACTAACCAGACACCAGTGTAACAAAAATCGCTAAACCTTGAGATATAGTGATGCTTGCTTTCCCTTTGTAAAAAAAAAGGGGGCTCCATTCAAAAGAGACATGGCTAGTGCCAAGTGCCAATTTTAAACCTCAACTAGTCACCTTCTAACAATCAGATGCATCATTGTATGTTCAAGTAGGAAAACATCAccttagagagagagagagagagagagagagagagagagagagagagagagagaggagagaggcaTTATCAGGTgataaaaaaggaaagataTACAAGATGGAAAGACCAACAACATACATCCTTTCATGATCTCTTTTGTTACTCACAAACAACCACAATCATAATATCAAAGAAAACTATAAAGATGATTGAACTCAAGCCTATTTCAATAACACACTGCTGATTGAATTGAACGGTGTGGTGCCATATTCAACCCTCAAACTATTAACCCTGAGCTGTGTTATTCTGAAGATGAACAAATTATCTCGCATTCAGATCTAGCTCACCTCCTTCAGGCCACTCGCTTTGCAATGCATTATCTCCATTTTCTGTTTCATCATCATTCAAAAAGTCTTCAGATGGCTCCCTATCATCTTTCTGTGCATTGCTCCCCCACCCATTCATAATTTCATCCTGGTGGAAATCCTGCTCTTGCTCACCCATGTCAGAAATCGAGCTATTACCACGAGAACCAAGTGCACTTCCTCTTATTGGAGCCCGGGCCATCATTTCTGCATGCGCTTGTGATTCTGCACGAGCCTGATCCACATGTGCCATGGCTGCCATCCGCATATTTGCTTCATGACTTTCTCGACTAGCCTTCTGCCGCGAATCCATTTCAGCCCTTAATTCCAGCAGTGACCGCTTCTCCTCTTGTAAAAGAAATTGCTCCATCATCAACTTTTCTTCAGTCCGAAACTCCCCAAGACCCCGTTTGCGGGAAATAATGTTGAATGCCAAGACTTGCTTCTCGAATGTAGCTGTGAATTCTGCTACTTTGGCAGCAATGTTATTGTCCCACTGCTGAGAGCGAGAAAGAATTTGGCCTGTGGTGGCTGTATCAAGGATCTTGTCATCTTCCTCTGCTTCATAATCTGCCACGACATGATATGGTAATAGCCTATGCACAATTCAAGAGAGAAAAACAGTTAATGGTTATGCTCCCAGTAAGAATTATAAAAGCAACAGCAGTGGGTTGCCCACATTCAGGTTCCTATACCACCAGAGAAGCTAAAGAAGAGTACCCACTAAACTATCCCCTTTATTTCGTATTCATTTCCTTATAGTTGAAGTGAAAGGTGGGTAAAATGTAAGACTGTCAACATAACATTCCAATTCAAAAGGAAGTGAGTTtggtttatttttgtttaaactCTACTAGATTTCATTTGTTGGGGATGCCCGATCTAAAGCTCAATGATTTATAAGCCAAATAAAGAGCATGGCAAAGAACAACCATAAATACATTAGCTTTTTATGCATTGCATCTTATGGGTCTAAAATTGCAGATGAGGATGCAACACAACGCCTAATAAATAGGTAGAGACCTTTAAGCATCTTGTCCTTGAttgatttaaaattaaaaatcatccAACTCCCCAATTTTATGCCCACGATTATACAGACCACGATTCACAAAGCAAAAccacgaagaagaagaaatgaaagGGTTATCCACAATAGTATTTAAGAGTGAAAACAGCAATGACTTGCGAGAAATGAAAAGAGAGTTTAAGTTGCAAGAAAAACCTCTCGCAGGCATCCTCGAGGGAAGAGAAAGGGCGCTTGAAGTCGGGATGACAGACCCGCCAAGCGTCTTGATAAGCAAGCTGGAGAGAAGCCttgtgctgctgctgctgctgttgttgTTGCTGGTTAATTACAGTAGTCGATGCAGAAGAggaattagggttagggtttgggttGGGATTGGAATTGGGGTGGAGCTGATTCGGTTGTTGGGGAGCAGAattaggattagggttagggctaGTGAGAGGGCGGGACTGGAGAAGAGAGGGGTGCTGAGCCGGCGCCTGACCCTGGGGGCGGAGATGGGCGTCGATGTTGGAGGGGAACCGTGACATAGCATCTTTCTGCCTTTGGATCTGTTGCATCAGCAGCTGTTGCTGCAAcaattgctgctgctgctgctgctgctgttgatGTTGCTGCGCCTTGTTTTCTTCCATTGTAATTGAGCTATGCCTCATTCATTCATGGCGCCGgagaagaaagcaattaaattgcCTTTGCTTTGCTTTCCAAGGAAGATGGACTGGATTATTGGACCTTGTAGAATTTATAAATGGGCTTAGGCCTTAGCTCATATGGGCCATAATTAGTGAAGCCCATTTAAGGGCTTTCTTGTAGTTTATCTAAAATCGGAGggtttttttttgcaatttccATCTCTAAACAAAATACGAATCCCTAATCccccaattcaaatttcaaaatttcaccaGTCACCACCACCGTAATCTCCGTATCAATTCAATGGCGTCGACAGGAGTCAAAGGATTTTTCcgagagaaaaagaaaggaaagcccggagcggCGAAGAAGAGCAACAAATCCGCCTCCTGCGGCTCCGACGTTGTCCAGCCCCGGCTCTAATCTCCCATGCTACTCTCGATCTTCAAGGTCACCTCCTTTACTTACTCATATTGTTCATTTGTTTGCAAACAAACGATTGCGTGAAACTTAATTTTTTATCAGTCACGCCTTCTCAAACTTTTCACCGTTATGACAAAGAGCTGATGATCGTTCAATTGCTTTCTCTGTGTTTCGAAGTTTAttctgttttttcatttttgattttatataaaatttccTCCATGTTTTTGAGATTTCAATTTTGCAAATACAACATTCTTATGGCAATTTCATTGGAGATTCAACTATTTGCTGAAGTTTCAAGAAAATCATTAggtttttcaattatttataccACTCATTTGAATGTAATTGTCAGGTCAAAAGTTGATTTTTGTTCCGATCATTTACATcaaatcaaattcaaaagaATATTTTTGTTCACTTACCTTTTATACCTTTTCAATTATacacatatatttaatttaatctaGATCACCCATTAACCTATAATAAGTACTCCTACTTCATTAAATGACGAACAAGACTTCATTAAATGACAGAATTTGCTTAGTACATTAAGCGAACGAGGTAACTTCAGTACATGACAGAATCTATTTAATTAACTAAACCATTTTTGGatcaactaattaaattaattaatttgaatacAAATCCATTTATATTTACATAAATATGGTTAATTAATTTGAGCTAGTTCGTAAGAGAGTCCTCTAATTAAATTAGGTCAACAATCAAACTAACTTAGTAAGGTTAAATTCTAAATCCTCCATAGTGTGATTTTTGAGTTTATATAACCTAGTGTTGAAACTATATTTTGAACTTTTGAAGAATCACATTTTAAAGATGCTCATGGAGTTTGCAATTTTTTCTTATAGTTTTCTTGCAGTATTTCAGTTATATGGTGCTTCATGGGGACAATAGTTGTTTAGAAACTGTTaccttttctcatttttctgCTTATTTAGAAACTAAGATGGAAGATATGGTGTTTCATGGGGACAATACTTGCTAAATAAAACAAGCTTTATGTATTCAAAAGATGACAAAAGGCAGTGCCGACAATGCTTACTCTGAAAGAGAGGTTGGTTAAAGATAATTTCTGATGCAATGCATTTTGACATAATGCAGAAGAGTATGATGAGAAGGAGGAGGTTCTGAGGCAATTTGACATGAACATGGCTTATGGACCCTGCATAGGGATAAGCCGTCCGGAACGCTGGGAGCGAGCTAATAACTTTGGTCTAAACCCGCCAGCACAAGTTGAAAATCTGCTGAGGATGGAAAAAGCTAACTACTTATGCTTGTGGGATGGTCGTGCTTAGCCATCGTCATGATGTTTGTGTGCCTAGTGCTTGTTTGGTTTTATGTGTTGGGAGCTAGGCATTTGGTTTTTTCTAGCTAAAACGGTCTAGTAGTATATGCTCTATCACCATCTACTATCTTAACTCGACTATTTCTATGTATGTCCAGCCTTCAATTATTTCGCATATGGCAGCACTAGCTTCTCCTAACAATTGTTAGCCATTTTGTGTTGGCAATGTGAAGTGAATATGGTTAGTAGTTGTATGAAATCATAGACATCAGACAGAGATCTAACATGTCTAAAAATTGCAAGTACATCCTTATGAATATTGTGTAAAAATGGCATATGATCCTCATCTATAACATTCTTTTCTGCTCTATATATACATTAAGGTCACAGTATTTATAGCTATCAGTGTTGCACCAACATGGCCTCCAATCCGCTTTTCCTGGCAGCATGTTTTAATTTCTCAAGTGCAACGAGCCCCACCTGCCTTACTCTCTCTCTCGACAACCCTATCCTGAAAATTTACCAACAAAATGGTTCAGTCAATTCATCATCAATCTAATCGAAGCCAGGGAACACAACAGTTTAGCTAGAGTCCATACCGTCTGCTAATGTCTTCCCAAGTGAGGCATTCATTATCCAGGCCATAGTATAGACGGATAATATCCTGTTCCCTTTCTCGCAACGTCTCACTAATAAGTTTATCTACTTCATCCTGCAAACACACAAACCATGTTTACTTCCCTTGTGTTTTGGTTCATTTTGGTCTTTCACTTAACATCAAAAGAACATATTCGCATCTGAAAGGAAAGGAGCAAATAAAAGAATGAAACTTGAGAGATGTTAATACATACGCTTATAGAAAGCATACTCATAACTATGCATGTGATCCTAACTTAAGACGAAAATTTTGACACTTATTATGCTTCCCTCTAAAGTTAGGAGGGACAAAGAGGGATCTCTAATGTAATCATATTCAAAGAGCTTTTCTGGGGTTTTAATACCTTAAGTGCCCATTCATCAACTCC
This region of Salvia splendens isolate huo1 unplaced genomic scaffold, SspV2 ctg1125, whole genome shotgun sequence genomic DNA includes:
- the LOC121788718 gene encoding cysteine proteinase inhibitor 6-like, encoding MTLTHLSFFFLFLLGAHSLSSSLSHSDLGFCSDQPTDTMATLGAPRDSNSDVHSLAKFAVDHHNNKENILLDLVRVVKAQEQVVAGTIHHLTLEVIDAGKKKLYETKIWVKPWEDFMQVQEFKHVGDVPSFTSSDLGAKKEEDVAGWKSVPVHDPVVQDAAHHAVKTIQERSNSLLPYELSEIVHANAEVVESSAKFDMLLKVKRGGKEEKFKVEVHKNDEGGFHLNKMDADH
- the LOC121788722 gene encoding putative mediator of RNA polymerase II transcription subunit 26, translating into MRHSSITMEENKAQQHQQQQQQQQQLLQQQLLMQQIQRQKDAMSRFPSNIDAHLRPQGQAPAQHPSLLQSRPLTSPNPNPNSAPQQPNQLHPNSNPNPNPNPNSSSASTTVINQQQQQQQQQHKASLQLAYQDAWRVCHPDFKRPFSSLEDACERLLPYHVVADYEAEEDDKILDTATTGQILSRSQQWDNNIAAKVAEFTATFEKQVLAFNIISRKRGLGEFRTEEKLMMEQFLLQEEKRSLLELRAEMDSRQKASRESHEANMRMAAMAHVDQARAESQAHAEMMARAPIRGSALGSRGNSSISDMGEQEQDFHQDEIMNGWGSNAQKDDREPSEDFLNDDETENGDNALQSEWPEGGELDLNAR